The DNA window AGAGGGAGCGGGCGCCATGAGGAAGAggtgcggggagcggggcggcggggccggggagagggcggggggcggccggggcacgggggggagcgggcagggacCGGGCAGGGACCGGGCGGGGAGGCCCCGGCTGACGGCCGGCGGGTCCCGGTGCCCTCAGTGAGGTGCTGGCGGCCGAGGCCGTGTCGTGCCTGAACCGAGCCATGGCGGCGCTGCGGGACATCTGGGAGGAGATCGGCATCCCCGAGGAGCAGCGCCTGGAGCGCACCGAAGTCGTTAAGAAGCACATCAAGGtgaggcggggcgggggggggccgcgACCGGGGCGGCGGGTCCCCGGGCCCGCTCTCGAGCCTAACGGTCGCTTGCCACTGGGCCTGCGGCTGCAGCGAGCCCCCTCCGCGGCCCGGGGCCACGGCAGCCCGGTGTGGGCTCACCCAGGAGCGCTCCCTCGGGGCCCCGGGGCCAGGCTGCGGATACGGGGCCAGCCAGGTGTAGCGGGAGCAACCGGAGGCCCCTGCTGGGGCCGGGAGCACCTGGGGATATCGCTGTGCCGCTGCCCGGCCCTGCTGGGCACCCCGCACTGCCTgccccttcctccagcccttCCCTCGCTTGGCCCCGCGGCAGCTCTCCGGCCTGCCTGGCCTCCCGGGGTGTTCCCTTCTCGCTCTCCATCCCCGTGTCCTGCCTCTCTGACCGCTCCTGTGCCACAGAGTCTCCTGGACATGATGGTGGCGGAGGAGGAGAGCCTGAAGGAGCGTCTCCTGAAGAGCATTGCCCTGTGTCGCAAGGAGCTCGACACCCTCTGCAGGGAGCTCCAGCTGGACCCCTTTGAGGTAAGCTGTTGCTTTTCACTCCCGGGATCCTGCTGGCAACAGTCTTCTGCTGCCTGGCCTCTGCCTGGGTGTCTCGGGGAGGCCGGAGCTCGCAAGGCAAACGTCACCTCAAAACCACTTTTCCTGAAGCTTGGTAGAGCCGGAGGCTTTGTGGCTCCTCACAGCTCGGGCGCTGGGAGGTGGTTGTGAGGAGACCAGGTGTCCTGCAGCATCTCGCGTGTTGCTGCTGCGTTTGCACCGTTCTGGGGAACACCTTGCTCAGAACTAGGGCTTGTGTCCCAGGTCTTTGTTTAAGAAGCCTTAAATGCGTGAGTCGGGTCAGCGAGAGCCGTGGAGAACAGAGCTGATTTCTGGACTCTTCTAGGCAGAGGAAGAAACCACCATCCTGCAGATGGAGAAGAACCTGCGCACCCGCGTGGAGGTGATGCTAAAGCAGAAAAGGGACAGGAAGCAGGAGCTGAAGGCCCTGCAAGAACAAGACCGAGACCTGTGCGACATCCTCTGCACGGCCCCGTTCTGCATCGACGGCAACGCCGTGCCCAGCCTGGAGGACCTGGATCGCTACAGGCGCCACTTGGCTTCCCTGACGGCCGAGAAGGTGAGCGGAGAGGGGGCGAGGATCTCGCCCAGGGTGGCACGCGAGGTCCTCGCTGCTTTCTAACGCCACTCATCACCTCCAGGAGCAAAGGCGAGAAGAGTTCGTCAGCAGCAAGCGGCAAATCATCCTCCTGATGGAGGAGCTGGACCACACTCCCGACACCAGCTTTGAGCGGGACGTGGTGtgcgaggaggaggaagccTTCTGCTTGTCCACGGACAACATTGCAGCCCTCCAgagcctcctgcagcaggtaCGTCGGGGCGCCGAGGCAGCGCTGCTGGCTGTGGAGGCTGTCGGTGGGTCCGGGCAGCGGTTGGCATCGTGATGTAAAGGGTGACTGTTTGCTTCTCAGCAAGCCTGTGTGCTAGAGCATCCTTTCAGGAGCTTTTGTAGGGACATCTTGGAAGATGAGCGAGTGGCTTCGCTGGATCCAGCGGAGTGGGCACCTCCTGGTGCCCTTGGGGGCAGGCTGCCCTGGCGCTGACCCTCTGCTCGCTCTCCCGCAGCTGGAAGCCCGGCGGTCCCTGAACGAAGCCGTGTGCGCAGAGCTGCGCTCCAGGATCGTGGCGCTGTGGGAAAGGCTGCAGGTTCCTGCCGAGGAGAGGGAGTCCTCTGCCGTGCACACCACCGGCTCTAGAGCCAAAACCAGGAAAGCTGTAAGGCCCCTCCTGCGCCCTCGGTGGGGGGCGGCAGCTCGGGGTTTCGCACTCCTTTTGCTCAGGGAGAGCGGAGGACAAATCCTGTCCTGCTGCTCTTGTCCCCGTGCTGCCTTCTCTGAGTCTGCTCTCGCCCTGCCcgcagctgcagctggaagcCGACCGGCTGGAGGAGCTGAAGCTGCAGAACATGAAGTCTGTGGTGCAGGCGATCCGGGCAGAGCTGGCTCACTACTGGGACAAGTGCTTCtacagccaggagcagagggCAGGCTTCAGCCCCTATTACGATGGTGGGTGCtggctcttcctgctctctgccctgtggcagctgctggctgccGAGGCGGGCTGCCCTCAGCTCGCAGGGGTTGCCCCCTGAATGTGCTGTTGTATCCTCTCCAGAGGACTACACAGAGACCTTGCTCGAGCTCCACGACGCTGAGGTGGTGAAGATGAAGAGCTACTATGAAACACACAAAGATCTGTTTGAGGCCGTCCAGAAGTGGGAGGAGAACTGGAAGCTGTTCCTGGAGCTGGAGGTATTGCCCGGGCAGGAAAGTGGCCTGGCTGGTCACCAGGCAGCGCACACCTCTGCTCCTGTGTGCCCAGTGCTGTTGGGAAAGACCAGGGCGGCCCTAGGAAACCCCTGTGGGTCGGTGAGGGGATGGGGTGCTGTATCCAGGGTGCTGGTGTGGTCTGTGAGGGGGGGCTGTGGCGTGTTTGGTTCTCTCCTGACCCCCTGTCTGTACCAGAGGAAAGCAACCGACCCCAGTCGCTTCGCCAACCGCGGGGGGAAcctgctgaaggaagagaagcagcGAGCAAAGCTGCAGAAGACTCTTTCCAAGGTAGGTTCAGCCCTGGAGATGAAGCTGTAGCCCCGGCCAGGCCTGCGCAGCGTGGACCGAGGGGGGACACAGCGCTGGGAGATGCCCCTTGCTGTGGGTGTGGGGATGGCTGCGGGCGGGAGGGCAGCCTCTGCACCGCCCTCGTGTcctcagctgcaggaggagctggagatcAGGGTCCAGGCCTGGGAGCAGGAGCGCGAGGGGGCCTTCCTGGTGAAGGGGCAGCAGTTCATGGAGTACGTGTCGGAGCAGTGGCAGCTGTACCGcatggagaaggagaaggagaagcaggagcGGGTGAGTGGGAGGCTGAGCATGGGGAGGAGCCTCTGCTGCCCTGACCCCAGCCCTGCACGGGGGGGGACCTGCCCCTGCTGCCTGGGGCTCActgccttctctctctgcctggaAGTGGCTCTGTCCGCAGTCACCTCAGACAGCGGGACCGGTGTCCCTTGCTGTTGATGTCTGTGTGTGTTGAGCCCCTTTCCTGGTCCCAGCTgtgccagagctgcagctcgGCTCTGGGGCCTGTAAATCTCTGCTGAAATACCCGCTGgcaggagccagccctgcccctggcaCCGTCCCTGTGTGGCGGCTCCACGCTGCTCGGGTCGGTAAGCGCGGATCTCTCTCGCAGCACCTGAAGAAAAGCCGCCAGATTGAGGCAGAGATGAAGTACGGAAGCACCCCCCGGACCCCCATCAAGCGGCGGGTGCTCGCTCCCCACACGCCTGGCAAAGTAAGGAAGGTAAAGCTGTCTGGGGGAGCAGCGTGGCCGTGCTGGGGCCCTGCCTTGTCCAGGGCTGGCATCGGCCCCACGCAGGGCCGTGGGGAGGGtttgggggctgcagcagcatcGTGGAAGCGGGGAAAGGGCCCAGGCCACGGACACCTTGCCTTTCCCTGGGGACagtcagcctcagccccagtgCACTGGAGGCAGAAAGCTCTGGGCAGCCCCCGGCTCCCCCATGGCACGTCTGCTCTGCTTCTCCCCTCAGCTCAACAGCACCTCCATCTCCAGCACCACCCCCAACAGCACCATCCGCTTGGCTTTCGGGGGAACCGTCTACCACTCGCCGACGGCGCGGTTGCCACCTTCTGGAGGGAAGGTAGGGGCTTGCTGGGGTccctgggtggggaggggacgggggagCTCGGGAGGCCGTGTCACACCCTGAgttgctgcctgccctgctgagcTGGGGGGGTGCAGGAGCCCCTCTGTGCCCGTAGCCTGCTGTGTTGGGCTGCCGGGGTCCTGGCAGGGTATTTCTGGGAGCTGAGCGAGGAGGAGGGTGGTAGCAGCATTCAGGAAATCCTCCTCTAGCCCAGATTTCTCCCATTCCTCTGTGCTGAGCCGGCGGCGTGGGGGACCTCCAAACTGTGGGTGCGGTGCTGCATGTTTCTGGGGTCAGAACTGGGCCCTAGACCCTGGAGGGCTCCTGGAGCTTGAAACCGCTCTGGCAGGGCAGAGTTCCAGGCAGCGAAGCCAGCGCAGCTCCCCAGCTCAGCTCGATCCTCGTGTCCCGTCTGACTGTCCCTCCCTCCCGCAGCTTGGCCAGGCTCGGACCCCCAGCCACGTGGCCGCGAAGCCCCCCCGTCCCGGACGCAGGGAGCGGAACAAGGAGAACGTGTCCCAGCTGAACGGAACCCCCCTGAGCGGTGGGTGcacccccacagcccctgcccagcgTAACCACAGCGTTAATTCTGTTGCCAGCACCTATTCTGAGTTTGCGGTAATTCACCTCTTCTAAACCCACCTCCCCTCGCTGGGCAGCACGATGGGGGGTGCCCCCCCTCCCAGAGCACCCCAAGGGGCTCAGCTCTGCACAGCCCCCCTGGGGTCCCTGCTGTGGCAGCTGATCTGTGGGCTCTGCACCCCGAGCTGAGGTGCAGGGGTGAGGCTGGGCACTGCTCCTGTCGCCCaggcccccagcagccccggggGGAACAGGCACGACCCCAAACCCCGAGGGCGagggcaccccccagccccaggcagggcaaAGTCCTCCGTGGCCACGGGCACGGCCCCGCTGCGGTGATGCAGCCGCTC is part of the Nyctibius grandis isolate bNycGra1 chromosome 11, bNycGra1.pri, whole genome shotgun sequence genome and encodes:
- the PRC1 gene encoding protein regulator of cytokinesis 1 isoform X1, with the translated sequence MRKSEVLAAEAVSCLNRAMAALRDIWEEIGIPEEQRLERTEVVKKHIKSLLDMMVAEEESLKERLLKSIALCRKELDTLCRELQLDPFEAEEETTILQMEKNLRTRVEVMLKQKRDRKQELKALQEQDRDLCDILCTAPFCIDGNAVPSLEDLDRYRRHLASLTAEKEQRREEFVSSKRQIILLMEELDHTPDTSFERDVVCEEEEAFCLSTDNIAALQSLLQQLEARRSLNEAVCAELRSRIVALWERLQVPAEERESSAVHTTGSRAKTRKALQLEADRLEELKLQNMKSVVQAIRAELAHYWDKCFYSQEQRAGFSPYYDEDYTETLLELHDAEVVKMKSYYETHKDLFEAVQKWEENWKLFLELERKATDPSRFANRGGNLLKEEKQRAKLQKTLSKLQEELEIRVQAWEQEREGAFLVKGQQFMEYVSEQWQLYRMEKEKEKQERHLKKSRQIEAEMKYGSTPRTPIKRRVLAPHTPGKVRKLNSTSISSTTPNSTIRLAFGGTVYHSPTARLPPSGGKLGQARTPSHVAAKPPRPGRRERNKENVSQLNGTPLSARTFKGLQV
- the PRC1 gene encoding protein regulator of cytokinesis 1 isoform X2, with the translated sequence MRKSEVLAAEAVSCLNRAMAALRDIWEEIGIPEEQRLERTEVVKKHIKSLLDMMVAEEESLKERLLKSIALCRKELDTLCRELQLDPFEAEEETTILQMEKNLRTRVEVMLKQKRDRKQELKALQEQDRDLCDILCTAPFCIDGNAVPSLEDLDRYRRHLASLTAEKEQRREEFVSSKRQIILLMEELDHTPDTSFERDVVCEEEEAFCLSTDNIAALQSLLQQLEARRSLNEAVCAELRSRIVALWERLQVPAEERESSAVHTTGSRAKTRKALQLEADRLEELKLQNMKSVVQAIRAELAHYWDKCFYSQEQRAGFSPYYDEDYTETLLELHDAEVVKMKSYYETHKDLFEAVQKWEENWKLFLELERKATDPSRFANRGGNLLKEEKQRAKLQKTLSKLQEELEIRVQAWEQEREGAFLVKGQQFMEYVSEQWQLYRMEKEKEKQERHLKKSRQIEAEMKYGSTPRTPIKRRVLAPHTPGKVRKLNSTSISSTTPNSTIRLAFGGTVYHSPTARLPPSGGKLGQARTPSHVAAKPPRPGRRERNKENVSQLNGTPLSGGCTPTAPAQRNHSVNSVASTYSEFARELSKASRSDSSSRILNSTATTAFC